A window of Plasmodium malariae genome assembly, chromosome: 12 genomic DNA:
aaaaaaataagtagcaaattttataataatgagaGGGATTCACCTAAATCTAGAAAGAGAAAAGTAGATAGTAATTCTAAACTAAgtactaaaaaaattttagacGTACTAGTAggtaatgataaaaataaaagtgaaaataatagtaacaacaCTACTAGCAGTAGCTGCtctattaataaatacatgaaaaagggtaaaaatcaaaataacgaaaaagaTGATGACatgaagaaaaacaaaaatgatgTAGAATTAATTGATTATGAAATAAATCCAATAattaaaacagaaaaaaataaagcacaaaatgaaaatataccAATGCAGGATATGGCAAAACAGAAGCAAAATCCATTAACTCCATTATATGAGCCATATTCAAAAGAATTagatatcatttttaataaaaatattattaaaacacCAATCATATTGTTAAACATATATCAATACTTATTGGTTGTTATATCAAGGAGAAATCAGAAAAATCAACCAATTTTTTATCAACTAATAAAACAAGaagttattaatttaaatccTTGTAGGTGTTTTAGTGAAGAATCACTTAAACAACTTGCTTGGCTAGCTCCAAATTTAAttcaattaaataaagttgtaattacaaaagaaatttttgAGACTAACCAACAAATATACGCTGATTATGTAACAGGGAAAAAGATAGAAGATATACAAATAAGAGAACATACTGAAAAttgtgaaaatatatataaatacacatcAGCAGATAAATTAGAAAtgttaaaaagaataattattaattggGCAAATGTAAAACATAATgaattactaaaaaaaattaacccTGATTTTTATTGTGCAAAATATTCAGAACTAAAAAAATGGCATTCAACATTCAATTTCaatgatattatatttccATCTGTTACActagaagaaaataaaatgctaGCTCAATTAGCTCAAACACCTCAAGAAAGTAATGCAGATGATTTTATAGTAATTCAAGATAGCCCTATAAAATGTGCAACTATtgatttaagaaaaaatggtACTTTCATTAAAGAaatggaaaaggaaaagactAGAACACCTTtaggaaaaaatagaaaaaaagccAACTACATGAtgaattcatttattaacacacataataataaagaagatacaccaaaaaaaaaagaaacaaataatatgaaattaaTCCGTGAGGaagctaataaaaaaaatatattaaaagaaattaaagtAGAATTTGATAAAGAACATGAAACAttattaattgaaaaaaaaaagtttgaaAATGCAAAATGGATAGCTGAAATCATACATGAAGCTTTTGTCGTTGAAGGAACATATACAGTAATAGAATTAAATACCTTTTCTAAAAAGATTgctgaaaaatataaaagtaataaaaatttccaAATGGATCAATCAAAAATTAGTCAAATTATAGAAATTCTACCAAATTATATAACAGATATTAGTATAAAACCAAGTATGAtgaataaaagtaatatgaACTTGTCAgttaaatcaaaaaaaaatctttacAATTTCTTAGAACCTTTAACTATCAAAATTAACGATATTACCAAAAAGTATCAGGaattaaagaataataaagatTCAAGATTAAACGAATTGTGGAAAAAATTTAACGTTAATTTTGATCTCactgaaaaaattaaaaagtactTTTTGACCCCTGGTTCTATAGGTTTGTCTGAATTGTAACACGGAGGAGTGGACGctcaagaaaaaaataaaaaaaaaaggggagaGGGCTATATCACCATGATGGGTTtaccttctttttttttttttttttttttttttgatggGATTAATTTATTGATGGATTGATGTGTATATTTCCTGTGCACGTAACATTTTTTGTACAATTATACATGCACAGAAAACTGCTGAGGGCTCATTTTATGCACGCACCATAATTTATATGGAATTTTTCAGAATTGTAttcatatacaaatatatgcaaGTGTGTATACGCTCGAAAGGCGTGATATTACATAGACCTTTCtcctatttattattattcataaacGAAAAGGTAGtaatatattgataaaatttttaattataattatttgttttgcATAAGCTTATTATATGTCtttgtttacatatatataatttaatgcaTTCagatacttatatttttacaaagtAAAGGTTTTTCATgctgtttattttatattaggATTTGTACATCTTTCCACCTACTTACACAAATTTCTCTTTTGCAATTATTGCATTtgaaaattgttttttttttttttttttttttttttttatttgcacaCATATGTTGCCTAACCGAATgttattattcatttcatatttcttcgtttattttaaatgtttaattatgttttatcccgttaatatacaaaattactATGTTTTAAGAAGAGATAATTAAAAAGCCTTTTGAtctgtatatgtacatacaatagatatgcatacgtacatacactCAGTGGACatgaatatgtatatcaCATACATctgcatacatttataatttatatgcatgttaattctttccattttattataatatgtacatataaaaattatcctttattcataatatatgtgGAAACTTATGAATTTATCTCGTTTAACATGTCTGTGCAATTATGTATTATGCTTCTTAACAAAAATGGATATGGaaatgtgtatacatatccACGTAcgaatacataaatatatatatatatataatttttcaatcGTACGTGTCGCTACTTTATTTAGCACAACTGCATGTTTTTATGCTCCTGAGTATCCGCATATATTTTCATGGATAATAAAGCgctaaatattattatttttatatttttatttttctctaaaATGCAATtcaagaaaattttttttttttatgtttgtaagcatattaaaaataataaaagagcACATAAACAATAagcaaacaaataaacactTTATTTATAAAGTAGCAATTTTGTTTATGTTTGTTCTTTCCTTCTccatttttcaaaaagtatatatatatatacatatacatatatatatatatatatatatatatttcttttgggcttccttttattatatacctTCTATCTGTCCACAATGTTCAccgtatttattttatagtctccttttaattattgtatcttaaaaaaatttttttttttttttttctttcacagctatttttaattaactaatcttcataataaattttaaatgttaaaaaggcgcagaaaataaaatgttatacCTAAAGGTTGTATGcacacattttttttgctttttttccttttcataaCTTGAAATGGTGGCATATTAAAAAGCGTCTTGATAAGGAGGCAATTAAGAGTGAAAAGCAgttgcatatgtatataaataaataaatatatatatatatatatatatatatatatatatacttatttttaatttttttttttaaattacaaagAATACAACATTTTGTACACTAAAAGCTTGGTCATTCTTAACCAAAAGAAACGTATACAAATTGTAAGGTGCAAGAATTAaatcaaaacaaaaaaagtattttcatttaattttttttaagaaatgaATTGAAAATTCTTCAAAATGATGATAGTGCAAACGTGAATTACATTAGTGCATTCATCTTGTTAATTCTACTGTGTGTAAAACTTAACAAtttgcaaaaattaaaagaacaaagaaaacaaacaggtaaatgcatatacataagtaGATTTACAAATACGCAGCGTATTACGtatgcaattttttataaaatttaaagcaCAAggaaatgcaaaaaaaaaaaatgtaacagAGAATATCATTACACGTGTGCGACGCACACATGCaactttttaattaattttaatttgctACAtgcatatgaaaaaataaaaaaaataaataaaacgtAAACATGAACGCAAACATAAACGTGAACGTAAACGGATTCGATATTATTTTGTGCacattttttagaaaaaaaaaaaaaaaaaattttccctTTCCCGTTTATGCACCTTGCATAAAAGGATAcgtaaataaaacataatattgaTCATTTTCCTACATTTTGTAACCAGAATAAACGGCACTAGTTCGAACTATTTCTACACTTTCTCCTCATCGAAACTATAAGTCTTCCTGAGTAATTAGTAAAGGTCTGAAAGTCGTATGACATTAAGTAAAAATCATCATGCTTTAATAGTGCTATATCTTCTTCTATCGTATTCTTTTGTACAGGTAGTAAAAAAACTAACATTCCATCATCAACAAGTGTGGAGGAAgcaatatttaataaatcttTGACAGCTGACTTACAGCTATAAGAAACCATTTTTGTATTCATTATGTTCTTAACTTTTTTAGGCTCCCCGGTGTCATACATACTTGTAAGCCCATTCTTCTGAGTGCATTTGATGTTATCATTGTTCAGACtctcatcattattattaccatcgTCATCAGCATAAGCATTAGTATCGTCATTAACACCATCATCAATATCCTTACCAGTACCCTTAGCA
This region includes:
- the PmUG01_12021600 gene encoding conserved Plasmodium protein, unknown function gives rise to the protein MSNLLEKIKKHIQIGTKLYNKSPEIGTSLSSRNLKNIEVVLGDDIIDEDLLTPRAFDRTKKSMGMKSFVMNKSGNGIDKNQINECGEDDIKSNGNIEGTNSDGIHTDRNYISVNDVDNFGNSNNLLDEDDDEEEDESDNNRRLHRDNHVHLDYSDQPDDKNGGINGNDKTQNDIYNLAKNTSNHVMEKSQSTFMNNGWQTPKKSNVGSYYSGIDNPSTLKKYKTPCEMDMLHPDESLIGNKCITINNYVNPPKYVAPVVTPSKFPLSGENNPHMTYEDFKGLFKHKACIISEHEFNSNKSSNNIDNGDRKYLEYFNTSYENNSWPNKKEVCQSVKKISSKFYNNERDSPKSRKRKVDSNSKLSTKKILDVLVGNDKNKSENNSNNTTSSSCSINKYMKKGKNQNNEKDDDMKKNKNDVELIDYEINPIIKTEKNKAQNENIPMQDMAKQKQNPLTPLYEPYSKELDIIFNKNIIKTPIILLNIYQYLLVVISRRNQKNQPIFYQLIKQEVINLNPCRCFSEESLKQLAWLAPNLIQLNKVVITKEIFETNQQIYADYVTGKKIEDIQIREHTENCENIYKYTSADKLEMLKRIIINWANVKHNELLKKINPDFYCAKYSELKKWHSTFNFNDIIFPSVTLEENKMLAQLAQTPQESNADDFIVIQDSPIKCATIDLRKNGTFIKEMEKEKTRTPLGKNRKKANYMMNSFINTHNNKEDTPKKKETNNMKLIREEANKKNILKEIKVEFDKEHETLLIEKKKFENAKWIAEIIHEAFVVEGTYTVIELNTFSKKIAEKYKSNKNFQMDQSKISQIIEILPNYITDISIKPSMMNKSNMNLSVKSKKNLYNFLEPLTIKINDITKKYQELKNNKDSRLNELWKKFNVNFDLTEKIKKYFLTPGSIGLSEL